The Amycolatopsis jiangsuensis nucleotide sequence GGCGCTCATGTCACAGTCGCTGAAACCCCGACCGCTCCCGCCCAGTGCTGCGGAGCCGTCGTTTACGTTAACGTGTCCCCGTGGCGCTGGTTGCGCACCCCGACAGCGGGACCTCGTCCAGGATGTCGCCACCGGAACAGCCGAGAGCACGCGAGGAACACGATGCCGAAGTCCAAGGTCCGCAAGAAGACCGCGTACACCCCGCCGGCCGATCGCCGTACGCCGGTGAAGGTGAAGGCCGCGGGCCCGTCGAACCTGTTCTACAAAATCGTCATGTTCGGCCTCATGCTGCTCGGTCTGCTGTGGCTCATCGTCAACTACATCGCGGGCGACAAGGTTTCGTTCCTCAGCGAGCTCGGAAACTGGAACTTCGCGATCGGTTTCGCCGCGATGATCGCCGGTCTGCTCATGACGATGCGGTGGCGCTGAGGATTACTCCGGACGGCCGCTTGACACCGAATCACACCGGTGTGACTCATCCCCACTGTGGATAACTCCTGTGGATAACTACCCCACCTCGTGGGCACCGCGACAGAACGTTGTGGTAGTGGCTTGGGTCCTGACCGTGCTGCTGCTGGCCGGCGCCGTGGCGGACGGCGTCTTCGGTGACGGCAAAGGCGCCGTGCTGCTGGGTCTCGCCACGATCGCGTCCGGCGTCTTCGCCGCGCACGGGACCATCGTGCGGCCCCGGCTGACGGCGGACGCCGGAGGCCTGCTCATCCGCACGCTCAGCGGTGCGCAACGCCTCCCCTGGCCCGGCACCACCACCCGGCTGCGCAGTACCCGCCGGCTCGGGCGCGACGGCGTCACCCTGGAAGTCGAGCACGACGACCGGCTGTTCGTCTTCGGGCAGCTCGACCTCGGCGAGGACCCCCGCGACGTGCTCGACGTGCTGGACGTGCTGCGGGCCCGCTGGGATCAGCGGCCGCAGTAGTAGGCCTGTGCCCCCTGCAGCACCGCGAACTGGCACTGCACCGACGGGATCTGGGTGCTCCGCCAGATCAGCAGCCCGACGAGCGCGACCACGATGATCGCCAGCCCGACGGACTGCCAGCGGACCCGGTTGCGCTCCGGCGCGTACAGCACCGCCACGGCCACGATCGCGCCGGTCACCAGTCCGCCGGCGTGCGCCCAGATCGAAATCCCCGGGATCGAGAACGTGATGTAGGCGTTGATGGCCAGCGTGATGAGCAGCCCGGTGGGGTTCAGCCGGAGCTTGAACACGATCACCGCGTAGCAGCCCATCAGGCCGAACAGCGCCCCGGAGGCGCCGGCCGTGGCCCGGTTCGGCACGTCGAACAGCAGGACCGCCGTGGACGCGCCGAGCATCGACACGAAGTACAGGGCGAGGAACCGCGTCCGGCCGAAGACCTGCTCCAGCGCGCGGCCGATCATCCACAGCGAGAACATGTTCGCCGCGATGTGGATCGGGCCGAAGTGCAGGAAGCCCGAGGTGAAGATCCGCCACCATTCGCCACCGCCGAGGGTGGGGCTGGTGGCCAGGACACCCAGCTGTTCCAGCTCGGCGTTGCCGTTGTCGAACAGGCTCTTCGCCTGGACCACGGTGAGGAAGTAGATGACGACGTTGACCGCGAGCAGCGTCGCGGTGGCCACCACCGAGCTGCTCGGGCGGGCGCCGGCGATGGTGCGCGAGCCCAGTCCCGAACTGCGGTACTGGCGTTGCTGAGTCCGCTGCTGCTGGGCGCCGGTGTGCACGCAGTCGGTGCACTGGAACCCGACCGGTGCCTCACGCAGGCAGTCCGGGCAGGCCGGGCGCCCGCAGCGCGCACAGCTCAAACCGGTCGGACGGTTCGGGTGCCACCAGCACCCGGGCAGGGCGGACTGCGGGTACGCGGGGGGATTCGGCGGTTGGTTCACGATGTCCCCAACCTACCGAAACCCACCACGTCCTCGCGGACTCAGTCCTCGACGGTGACCTTCTCGATGATCACGTCGGACAGCGGACGGTCCGCCGGGCCGGTCGCGGTGCGGCCGATCGCGTCGACGACGTTGCGGGACTCCTGGTCCGCCACCTCGCCGAAGATGGTGTGCTTGAAGTTCAGGTGCGCGGTCGGCGCGACGGTGATGAAGAACTGCGAGCCGTTGGTGCCCGGCCCGGCGTTCGCCATGGCCAGCAGGTACGGCTTGGAGAACTGCAGCTCCGGGTGGAACTCGTCACCGAACTTGTAGCCGGGGCCGCCGCGGCCGGTACCGGTGGGGTCACCGCCCTGGAGCATGAAGCCGTCGATGACCCGGTGGAAGATCGAGCCGTCGTAGAACGGACCGGTCTTGCCGCCCTGCGCGTTCGGCTGGGTGTACTCCTTGGAGCCGGTCGCCAGCCCCACGAAGTTCGCCACCGTCTTCGGCGCGTGGTCGGGCAGCAGGTTCAGGTGGATGTCACCCTGATTGGTGTGCAGGGTGGCCTTACGGGCGCTTTCAGTCACCCCGTCATCGTGCCATCCCTTCGCACAATTGGGGGGTTCAGGGGGCGCCCCGGGCCGGTGCGCAATCGCACATCCCCAGGTGAACGGTCCTTTCTCCAGGTTTGCCATGACCCCGTCCGGGG carries:
- the crgA gene encoding cell division protein CrgA, producing the protein MPKSKVRKKTAYTPPADRRTPVKVKAAGPSNLFYKIVMFGLMLLGLLWLIVNYIAGDKVSFLSELGNWNFAIGFAAMIAGLLMTMRWR
- a CDS encoding PH domain-containing protein, whose translation is MVVAWVLTVLLLAGAVADGVFGDGKGAVLLGLATIASGVFAAHGTIVRPRLTADAGGLLIRTLSGAQRLPWPGTTTRLRSTRRLGRDGVTLEVEHDDRLFVFGQLDLGEDPRDVLDVLDVLRARWDQRPQ
- a CDS encoding rhomboid family intramembrane serine protease, with the protein product MHTGAQQQRTQQRQYRSSGLGSRTIAGARPSSSVVATATLLAVNVVIYFLTVVQAKSLFDNGNAELEQLGVLATSPTLGGGEWWRIFTSGFLHFGPIHIAANMFSLWMIGRALEQVFGRTRFLALYFVSMLGASTAVLLFDVPNRATAGASGALFGLMGCYAVIVFKLRLNPTGLLITLAINAYITFSIPGISIWAHAGGLVTGAIVAVAVLYAPERNRVRWQSVGLAIIVVALVGLLIWRSTQIPSVQCQFAVLQGAQAYYCGR
- a CDS encoding peptidylprolyl isomerase yields the protein MTESARKATLHTNQGDIHLNLLPDHAPKTVANFVGLATGSKEYTQPNAQGGKTGPFYDGSIFHRVIDGFMLQGGDPTGTGRGGPGYKFGDEFHPELQFSKPYLLAMANAGPGTNGSQFFITVAPTAHLNFKHTIFGEVADQESRNVVDAIGRTATGPADRPLSDVIIEKVTVED